From the Triticum urartu cultivar G1812 chromosome 4, Tu2.1, whole genome shotgun sequence genome, the window GTTCAGTTTTACTTTATATATAAAGTGGGGCAAAATTTTGTTTCGACATATATTGGGGTGCTTTTGCCAGCTTCACCTTGATTACGAAATCAACTATGCTTTTATCTCAATTTCAAAACTATACCACAAGAAATGCTCCAGATCGTTTGGTTTTGTGTTTGATCCCAATAGCATGAGTTATATTCTTTACTACGAAGCTAGCATTTCTTTTTATCGATGCACATGTTTAAGGCCTCTTTGATTGAAAGGATTATCATAGGAATTTTGAAGAATTGAAATCCATCTGATTTTTTCTACGTTGGCAGTTTTATTCGTGGGGATTGAATCCTACTAAAAGAATTTCTAAGGTTTCCCTTGTATTGCATTCCATAGGAATTTTAACACCCACTTAAACTTCTTGAAAATAATCATTTGTTTTTTCCTCAAAAGAACCATTAAACACATCAAAATCCTGTAGAATTCATATGCCCATGACACTACAATCCTATGCTTTTCGTATTCCTTAAAATCCTGCAAATAAAGGCTCTCGTAATCAATTAAGGGCTTATATATCTCTTGCCTATGAGTTGAGCAACCTGGTTAACAAACATCGACATGAAGTAAAAAATAAAAGGAGAGAAGAGAAGAAGTATGTTGACAGTGGAGCCCACGTGCCTTGAAAATGGAAGACGAAAACTAATTTGTCAAAACTTCTGAACATGCCTGACCCAAAAACCATCAAAGAGGACGCTAAAGTGGCATATGGTCTACAAACATCCCTAATCATCGACAAATGTTTCCTCCACGACGTCGCTTTGGTACCTCCCCCTCCTCGTCCGACTGCCTTGTAGTGACAAGAGGAGTGGGGACCCGTCCATTTCGCTTTTCTTCTCCTTAAGTGTTGTTTTTGTTTCTTTGGCGGCATCGACGAGGTGGCGATGGCAATGACGTCTTGGAATAAGATCTCTCCGGCCTCTCCATGCCTCGACGACGTTCTATCCGGCGACGATAAAGGGCATGTCAGAGTTTATGTCGCTAGATCTGTTGGCTCTCTTCAGTTCTTGGCAGTTGGTGAGTGATTGTCTGGCTTTTGGCGCGACGATTTTGACATATTCATCTGTGTTGTTATAAATAACAACATGGTCTGGTTTCTCCAACTCTCTAGACCGGTGGTTATGTATTACAAGCATGTACTACATGGGGGTGATGCTTGACCGATGTTTCTTCAGCAATTTTTAGATCTCGTTTCAAGCAACGAGTGGCTATTGCGGTTTGTAAAGCCTGGTACAACGAAGATGTTTGCAGGTATCCTTTTCATTATTGTTGGTTTAGTTTTCAATCTTTAGTGAACAACTTACAGtcaaaagaagaagaagggcaGTATAAtcttcaatgtaattttattatttatttatcATTATGCATCCAATTATCTTTCAGTTACTATTTTTCTTTGGATTGTACCAATTACTACTTTCTCTGTCTCAAATAAAAGTGTCTTAAATTTGTACTAATTTTAACATAAAATTATTCTAAggttaagacacttattttggaataATGACAATATTTTATTATATTTATTAGAACTAAGATGCCCTTTGGGTTTTTTTGTCACAGAAAGAGAGTGGCTTATTGCCTTGCGGAACCACCGCGAGGGTTGGTTTTAGAAATTGCATGTTTTCATAGTTTGATTGTTAGTACTAAAATGAATCTTTCTTTTGAACACATTACAGCCGCAAATACTCGTATATACACGTGTACATTTAGCTCTATGAACATATGCATGCACATCCTAACTCATATACACGGATATACACTTAGCTCCATGAACACACGTTCGCATATCCTATCTTTATTAGCACCTCTGAAATGTTGAACTGGCGCAACATCTTAACATTGACGATGTTATCATAGACGTCTCGTAGTCGATAAAAACACCTCTCCCAACTAACCCCGAACCTGAAAAACCTGAAATAGATTAAAAAAAATGTGAGCATCCATCTGAGCTAAGCTCAATTCTACGTCGAATTAGACCCCATTTCCTTTCCATCTTGGATTTGGAATTTCCAGTCCAATTCAATTCCAAGCAGTTTTTCCTACATCCAAACACAGCAGTAGGGCTATTTGTAGCAAATGATGTTTTTGGGCCAAAGAAAATTGCGGGTGATATACAACAATATATTACTCCTACATAACTACTGGGAAAATGAAACGCTCTTCTCTCACAAATATAGAAAACAAATAAACATCCTTACACACGAAAAAAGTCTTTGAAATGACAGAGGAATAAGCTTTGCCACGTACTACACCGGTCACGTGTGACCAAGCAGCACGGTACGTTTTGTCCCATGAAGAAACACACGCACGCGGTCCCCTTCAGGACGCCTTCTCGTCATCCGCGGTCGACATTTCTCCGTGGACCTCGTTGCGCTTAGCCTCAGCCGTGGGCTGCGCTTGCGCGTGACCGGCGACGCCGAGGTGGGCGGCGCTCTGGCGGTGGTGCTTGCAGCGGAAGGAGCCCGGGTGCGTGGTGGGCGCGCAGACGCACGAGTGGACGACGGCCCTGCCCCCCGCGCCGGCGTAGCTGAGGCTGAAGAGGGAGTCGTTGGACCATGAGTTCTTGATGCCGCCCAGGCCCTGCACCTTGGGCGCCTGCACGTACCGGTACGCCCTCCGCTCGCTGTCCGTCATCACCGGGCTGTCGCCGTCCATGGCCGCCTGCCTTGGCTGCACTGCAGGCGACCCTAATTTCAGCTAGAGCCGTGCCAAAATGAAAGGGCGCCGCAAAAGGTCATGGATATTGAT encodes:
- the LOC125551849 gene encoding uncharacterized protein LOC125551849 isoform X1; translated protein: MLPGPMMAMWPCTWVLVICSVQRNGRRGIFLCWMSQQAQATPTADVPYMPPLAPSPINRRIPCCLSQFCRFQQTAIALTIPFFLQHLTAGKLLSSVQPRQAAMDGDSPVMTDSERRAYRYVQAPKVQGLGGIKNSWSNDSLFSLSYAGAGGRAVVHSCVCAPTTHPGSFRCKHHRQSAAHLGVAGHAQAQPTAEAKRNEVHGEMSTADDEKAS
- the LOC125551849 gene encoding uncharacterized protein LOC125551849 isoform X2, which codes for MDGDSPVMTDSERRAYRYVQAPKVQGLGGIKNSWSNDSLFSLSYAGAGGRAVVHSCVCAPTTHPGSFRCKHHRQSAAHLGVAGHAQAQPTAEAKRNEVHGEMSTADDEKAS